The segment aaaaaaaaaaacttattctcACGCAAGccctctctacacacacaggcaattaGGCAGACAAGATTTAAATACACATGAGGCCAATCCCAAAGCACAAGGCGGGAACCCGGAGTGTAAGACTTATGGTTGTAAGTGGAGTGTAAGTGTAATCTTTCATTTGTAAGCAGGAGGCAAGAATGTAAATTTTACATGGCATgttacaccaacacacacatacacgcgcacacacttcCTCGGTTACACAATTCATTCTTACACCACTCTACAGCCAGCAATaccatcaattcaattcaattcaattttatttatatagcacttttaacaatggtcattgtcttaaagcagcttcacaaaaataaaaagaaaatttgaaaagaaaatttatggaagtgtgtatgtgtaagaaaaatgagATAATAgataatgagattgtccctgatgagcaagccaagggtgaaggcGACAGTCGCAAGGAAAAAcctcctgagatggcaataggaaaaaaccttgagaggaaccagatataacggataaaaattatataacatcatgtgtgttatgcagctgatagttcaatataacagaagttatttaaattaacatgaagtcatCAGGTGCAGATATGATCTGGATCCACAGAAGCAGCATatgtagctccaaaccatcatgaagcagaatccagctggggCTGGACCCCTAGCCATTGGTTTTTTTCCTTCAGACTCTTAAACCTTGATGCAAAATGTCTTTTAAGTCATTTATGTTCTTCATAATTAGTATCCAACAGTATGACAAcatttgtactgttataaaaaataaatatctggGTTTATGTGAACACTGGAACCATACCAACTTTTTTGCATGTCCtaaattaaaaagaattgcACCTTGGACTCATACACATTGTGAATTAAGTGCTAAACAGATGTGCCTTTTCATCATTTATGACTTTGCCATTGCACCTAGTTTATTGTTGACAGTACTACTGATCTTTACTCTGATTATACGACCATAATATTAAACAGATGATttgcatactgtatgactgtatTAAGGCTGTACAAACTGATCTAACTAGTCTGTACATTTAAagatattttcaaaaaaaatatttctgggTGACATAAGataagtaatagaacacatcaatatggtttttggaatttttgtttgtctgtttgtttgtgcacgcatcacataaaaactactaaacaaattttaattggCTTTTCacaagtgtatttggctgagcttgaggtaacatgtaggctttgtttcatcacaatcggcccacgggaagagaagatatgctactctaaattttaaatagaaaaatgctGTTTGTAAAAGgtctaccttaaaaaaaatcattagtgcatcttaaaattaaacagatggtgctgtttttttttttaatgtgattaTGAGTATGCAATTGAAATCTATTTAATAAACACCTTCATTCCGCATACTTTACTGTAACACAAAATTtttagttcattccaaaattcaacagatggagCTGGTCATTTTTAGAAATGCACGTAAGTGTGCAGTTCAATACCACGTGaatgaagtaaaaaacaaacaaacagcaattGACAGTATTCATGAGTATACAGactaaaatttgttaaaaaaaaatctgtacattaaaaaaagcaaaatttatCAAGTTTGTAGAGAGGCTATgaagttttaaacaaaataaaaataatcaaaaggaatttaagaaacattattattattataaatcattttaaagtaaattctgattaaatcagttttatttacatagtgcttttaacaatggtcattgtcgcaaagcataaaaaaaatatggaaacgAGTTTGTAAAGTGTAAAGGAATATGGATAAATCTCaattatcagattgtcccaGGAACCACACTAAACAAGGAACCcctgggtgatatcagatagcagggaCTGATCTGTAGTCATACTgagtgttaggaggctggaagttcagtataacatgagaggtgtttaagttaatatggggTCCAGTTttgttattggagactcaggtacaaaactgtcaGTGGGAATTTTGGTCTTGAACTactgagtgactgcagtcacaagccatcatGGATAGCACTGTGGGGTCACGCTGCctgggtcgagggttcgattcctgcattgggtttgtgtgtgtggagttcgcatgttctccctgtcaGCAGTGGATTTCCCCtgtgtactccagtttcctcccacagtccaaggacatacagattaggctaattgttgtgtgtgtgtatgtatatgtgtgtgtgtgtgtgtgtgtgtgtgtgtgtgtgtgtgtgtgtgtgtgtgtgtgcgcaccctGCAGTGGATTGACATTCTGTCCAGAATCTAAACGGCCTCATGCCTGAAGTCTCTGAATAGGCTTCAAGCTCGCTGTGATTCTGTACATAagatatagaaaatgaatgaataaattaattaagttCTTATAATTACAGAAAACacccaaaacaaataaataaatgaaacaaacaatcCTTAAAACTAACCCCTAAACtaactaaaagaaaagaaatatgaaaataaaaacagcgcATAAGGCGTCTTaactaaagaaacaaaaagtacAAGGGTGGCGTAACACTCAACCTAATCTAACAATGGATTGATCTTATAGtaattgaataattaaataaatcaaagcaaCGAAATGCTTCTTAAAATTGAAGTTGAACTTGACACGTAGTAGGCCGAACTAAACTCCAACACGTTCAGTGTAAACACGCGCATAATTCGATACAAGTCaatagacaaaaataaatctatGGATGGATTTGAATCGCACAACGCAAAGCATAATTTCATATGCCCAAAAATACAATAAGCATCTGGAGACTATTAAAGTCGAACAAGTTTTGTTGAATGCATTGAAGAACAAGGTACGCTGGCGAGGAGCATAATGATGGACAGCCCAGTCATCCAAGACCTAGAAGCAGAGTGAGAAAAGCACAAAAAGCAAAAGAGCgaaagggaagaaaaataataataaacagaatacaCAAAAAGACACGTGGAACGTAACAACCTGACATGAATGAGTGAATTACATATCTGACACTGTGATATTGCTACAATAAAATGGGCATTTTGAAGTCACAGTCCGAATCTATTTAGTCCCAACTCAAATCTATTCAAAATAAGCTACTCTGTCttcacataaatacataaagaaattaattttattgtagAATTTTATAACAACCGCTCTTCAGATTCTTTTCAATCCAATATAAAATGGACATTTCAGATTGGTGGACATCAGTTTAAGGATTGTGCTGTAGTAAACACAAactccatccctctctctctctcttgaccACTCCTTCTCTGACACAGTAACTTAACCTGAAATACCCAAACAAACTTTCTCACGCGAGGTCTTTCTAAACATGCAACACCGCACACTCgcacgcaagcacacacacacacacacacatgaacgcacactcacacacacacactcacacgtgcACGCACACTCGCATGCAACTGGAATGGAATGTGGGAATGTAAAGAAGGGGGTTCGGTAAGGATCAGGTTACACATTACAGAACAACTCCAGATCTTTAGTGTGATTTTTGTCAACACTGCTGAGTAATCTCATAATtttcaagcacacacacacacacacactgagaaaacaacagacatgacaCGACCCCGTACAGAGTCTCTTTACTGTATTTGATTTTGTTCAAGGTTGTATCTGGATGGTGGGAGTGTTGAGGAAATGTATGACTAattatgaatacatttttttcctaaaaggCCCAAACTAATCGAGTTCCACTCTCGAGACGTACAGAAGGTCTATGCTGTTCAAGAAgccttaaatgattttataaatgtaaaaaaaactgattaaacGCCCAGCTGAGCTTCAAAGCTCTTTATTCCAGGATTCAATTTTAAATGTGTGCCAGGAGTTTAATTTATTGTTCCGTATTCCCAGGGATAAAGCTGGGGCAGATTATTCGAGCTCTTGGTGTTCGTCTCTTTAAATTGTAGCCCAGTTGCCATCAAGGCGGTTGCTTGCGACTCATTTGCACCCTAATGACAACTCTGTTTCATTCAAGACCAGTAAAACAAAGGCCAGTGTGAGAGCACGTTGTGGCAACTGATGGATCACATGACCCGGTTTCTGCTGAGTCATCTAAGAGCACAATAACTATCGTGATGTATTTCCTGATTGCATTGATACTAATATGCAAATGCTTTTACATAAGTGTTGAATCAACCATGCAGTCGaacctaataataaaaaatatatatatataactaagtTCATTCAGGGACTCAGACAATAACGCGTCATAGACTTCCTGTATTATTTTACTgtgaaattaaatagttttgaaACTCCAAAAGACACTAAAGTTTCTCATTACGGTTTGAGAGCCAGTCTTCTCTCCATCCCTTTTTACCCCTTTTGTCTGAATAAAGTACACTTTATTCTTCACCCTGTGTTCTGGGGTACCGTGTTGCAACACTTTACGTTTGTACAGTCATTTTGCcccataaaataagaaaaaagaaggaatcCTATTTATTGGAAATTAGAAAGaagtaaaaacaaatcagtAATACAAgatgcttccttttttttttttagtttgagtGTCAGAAGCACCAAACTATCCAACTGCACCTGATAAGAAGGTGAGAAGTTGTGTCATGCAGGCAtgctgcttttttaaattattttttttcttcttatttattgtttaattttttgttgttacgTAGATCACTAAAACCCAGAAAAACCTGAATGAGTTACCTGAATGCTCTGACGGACCTGATCTAAACACAAAGAGGAAATAAACTTCCATGACCTCTAATGAATAAAACCTTGTGTTGGTTACATGTGATTTCCTGAATTAGTGAGTTGTGTAGGAATGTTTGAGCAAGGTTGATCTTGGTCAAgctgtgtgaagaaaaaaatcagaatttaaattatatatacagtacaaagtcTATCAGTGTGATACATtccaaaaatgtataatttttggAAAATGTATCACAAATGTATCACAAATGTTTAAACGATCcaggacatactgtaaataaaatgtatgttcACATTCcccaaaaaagaaatgtattaatttctacataatagaaataaagataaaaaaaaaaggtatagtAGAAGTTCAAATTGTGAATTTGCTGAAATAGTGCACATTCAGCATTACTGCCGTCGCACAGGAACACAAGCAGGAGGAGTTACACCAACCTGTTCTTGGTAACACCTAATCATGGTGTCACTTCTGTCACACTAGCCCTTCctacatgctcacacacacacacacacacacacacacacacacacacacacacacctctcgcCTCTCGCCTCTCGCACCACTCTGCACCCAGCAGTTAAAGGAGACATTAAATCACTGAAGCAACATGTCTGACCAAACTCTTAAAAGCGTTAAATCCACCCTGGAGCGGGGCATGAATATGAAGGATGAGGAGAAGCTTTACAAGCGAAATGGGATCCTCTACTCCACGATCATGAGCCCACCAGAGAACCTGGATGCCTTGAAGGATCTGGAGGCCAGAGAGGATGACGTCATGCTGGTGGCATACCCTAAATGTGGTAAGATTTTGGATTACAGAAATCCAAGCTGCTGATttttctaatattattattctttcttttcagcTGTTTCTACAAATCTAAAAAGTCTCATTCAGTGCTGGAAGGGAATGACATTGGGTTTCCACATCCTTAGTTTAGAGTTACAGCCTTATTAACCTTGCATTGCAGACTGTCAATTAACAATTCCACtaaaggttgtgtgtgtgctaaTTAATCACCGTTTAATTAAAGATCTGATTATGTTCCAGGCTGTAACTGGATGGTGGGAGTGTTGAAGAAAGTGATGACTACATGTGGATACACTGTTCCTGAACTTCCCCCACTGATTGAGTTCATCACTCCACAGATACAGAAGGTCTGTAATGTTCCAGAAACATCAAAGCGTTCCGACAGTGAGGGGACTGAACATCCTTTGTTTATAAAAGCTTGTGTCCTCTTCAATTAGTATAGCATGGGTCAACTCTTACTGATGTACTGATGTGAGTGGCAGCATCTCTAGTAACTCCGTCTGTGTGTATGTCCTTTTTACGTTATTCCTAGGTTTTGTTCAGATTTTTGTTCAGATCAATAAagtgtctgtctatctgtcccTCCGAGGGTGTTTTATAATCTGTTTTCTGCATTGCGTGAGCAGCAGTCTGAGACAACTGATGTCAAGTGTCTTGGAGGAAGCAAGTCGTTATTGGTAGTTGTTGCCTTGATGGGAGAGTGCTCTGATAAAGAGACAGGTGGGAATTGGCTTcttaattaaacttaaataattcttttcgaaagtgtaaagttgctttgcgacaatgtcaattgttaaatgtgctatacaaataaaattgaattgaataaaattagaaggggggggggggaataaaataagaaaaaaaagaaaaaaggaaaaattgaCATTTAGAGGAAAAATGATATAATTTTAGTAATTTTGTAAATTAAGAAATATGTTAAATACACATGCTGGTATTTGTTAGTAATATTTCAACCTAGAAATATTGTCAATTATATATCAACATCTTATATtcttatatacatataaatatctATTCGCTAACTGGACTCATTTTGGAACTGGACTCATCACCAACATTTTCACACTCCTCCAAATCAGTTACTGtaggtttttattcatttttcttgtccttttgattttatttggtaAGACGTTAAAAAAATTCAGCTTGACCTCACTTGACCTGAACTTCTTTGAATGTACAACTCCAGATCCAGTTTCCTACAGGATTAAATGTAAAGTAATGTACAGACTCCTAcagcattaaatgtaaattgatGCCCAATATGAAAACAGCCTTTAAGTTTGATCCTGTGCAATCAGAAATAAAGCTGTGCCAAATTATGTGCCTTGGTCTTTGCAGATTGTAGCCGAGATGCCATCAAGGCGGTTGCTTGCGACACATTTGCACCCCCATGACATTCCTGTTTCATTTAAGACCAACAGAACAAAGGTCAGTGTGAGAGCGCTTTGCAGTCATTCAGTGATCACATGACTATGGGTTTACTGTGCCACTGTTATTCTAATAGCAGTTACACCTAACATTCAGTTCTTACAGTAGGTCTCATGTTACTCTTTTGTAATACATCTCAAAGCACACTAACTGCCATGAATTATTTAGGAACTACACTGAAACTTACACCTGTATGATGTTGGACTTAATTACCAAAAATGGCTTTTggatacaaaaatgtttttgagattttgtttactttctctaccttcaccttcaaaatgttgtttgttttcagATGTTGGTGGTGTTTCGAAACCCAAAAGACACTCTAGTCTCTTATTACCATTTCATGAACAAAAACCCAGTGCTCCCCAATGCCTCCTGGGACAAATTTTTCTCCGACTTCATGTCTGGCGAAGGTGAAATTAATGTTTTCGAGCATTAAaaagttaacttttttaaagatcGAGTGTAAATGTTTGACACTTATCTGCTTCTCACACACAGTGGGCTGGGGTTCATATTTTGACCACATCCTGGCCTGGGAGAAACACATGGACGACCCTAATGTGTTAATGGTGACCTATGAGGAGCTAAAGGAGGTAAACTTTTATGTTTATTCTCTGTAACTGAAATGACCCCCTCCTGCTGTCTTGGCTTTTAGTATGAATGTTACCTGAAAATGCATGATTTCTGATGTGTAAATTATCATCATCAATAataacgataataataataataaacttatttGATCAGCTGAAACAGAAAAGCGTTTCTACAATCACActgatttttctttatataaaatctTTCATAGAACCTGCTTGATGGTGTAAAGAAAGTCGCAGACTTCTTCAGCTTCACATTGACAGATGAACAGGTCAAGGTGATCGCCGAAGAAAGCACATTTAGTGCCATGCAGAAGAATCCTTCTTATGGAAAATTGGCTGAAATTATATTCCGAAAAGGTAATTAGGCTGAGCCTTAATGACAAGGTTGAGGGGATTAACAATCTGCTTTATAAATCAGTCATAAATAACTCATGGTGTAGGTCACACAATGATCAAGTCGTGTATTAAGTCATGCTTCTTCCCAAAGCGGCAAAACAGCAAAGTGTTCCGCCTATCAAAAGAACGAAGAAAGCAGAATTAGCTAAGAATGTCTGAATTGAAGGGATTATTTACTCTCTTTCTCCTATCAGTCACAGCAACATTTGTAATTATGGGTGTCTGATGATTATGGGGATATCCAAACATCAAGCTTTGCTAACTCTGATTGTTTACCAGGTGAGGTAGGAGACTGGAAGAACCACTTCAGCGAGGCTCAGAGTAAGCAGATGGATGAAGAGTTCAAGAAGAAACTATCAGGAACCAGACTGGGAGCCAAGCTTAAATACGAACAGTACTGTCAGTAGTCTGGGATATTAAACactatgaaacttttttttcgtCTTTTCTTACCTGTGAATTTTTGGTATAAATCATTAACACATTATATATTGagctcatttacagtatattatttaagTGAAACTCCAAAGTGACAATAAACTGGAATCGATTTGGCTAAAACAGCTGAGATTTACGTACCTAAGATGGtaattaattattcatatttttattgctgATTCTCCCAGTCCAACATGACCGATGGCCAAAGATGCAAAATGACTGATTAatttatataacataatatactTTTACTGCCTGGTTAGAAACAGAGAATATAAGCAAATATTACACTATGTAACAGCAACTCAGGATGGATAATAGCTGTAAAATTATAAACTAACACATGTTACAGTCTTCATGGAGTTTGCTCTCAAGTTTCTCACCAGAATAAAAATACttagcagattaggctaactggcatttccaaactgttagtgtgtgtgcttgtgccctgcaccTCTTCTAGAATGTACCCTACCTAGTGCCCCTagtgagtcccctgggataggctctaggtctCCTGCGATAGTTGCAAACCTCTAGTTGTATagagggtgagtgagtgggagtgACAAATGTTAAATGTAGGTGATGCAAGATAGATGTTTATAGCTATATGTAGGGAGAgacatttagttttgttttgtttttcatgtggaattcacacacattttggaTGTGATCATAGGCTTTTCCATGCACACATGAAAcagcatgaaaaataaaagtacataCACTACATTACccattagaaaaagaaaatggaatgCAGGGTATAATGGATTAATGGTTTTGTATCTTTTAATACTTA is part of the Clarias gariepinus isolate MV-2021 ecotype Netherlands chromosome 15, CGAR_prim_01v2, whole genome shotgun sequence genome and harbors:
- the LOC128543055 gene encoding sulfotransferase 6B1-like; protein product: MSDQTLKSVKSTLERGMNMKDEEKLYKRNGILYSTIMSPPENLDALKDLEAREDDVMLVAYPKCGCNWMVGVLKKVMTTCGYTVPELPPLIEFITPQIQKIVAEMPSRRLLATHLHPHDIPVSFKTNRTKMLVVFRNPKDTLVSYYHFMNKNPVLPNASWDKFFSDFMSGEVGWGSYFDHILAWEKHMDDPNVLMVTYEELKENLLDGVKKVADFFSFTLTDEQVKVIAEESTFSAMQKNPSYGKLAEIIFRKGEVGDWKNHFSEAQSKQMDEEFKKKLSGTRLGAKLKYEQYCQ